Genomic segment of Pseudomonadota bacterium:
AGGTCGCTGAGAAATAGGTAAACTCAGCCGGCGTAATGACGACGCAACGGAAGAGCAATAGGCGCATGGGCAAGCCGGACATCATCCAAGAAAATGTACCGCTCGGTCCGCTGACCACGCTAAAGGTTGGCGGACCGGCTCGCTATTTTGCGGCGTGTAAAGACGAGGCTGCGCTTGTTGCGGTGCTGCGATGGGCAGCGCGCCAAGCGCTATCCGTGTTTGTGCTTGGGGGCGGGAGTAACGTGCTCATCGACGATGCTGGATTCGATGGCATCGTCATTCAATGCGCGATGTCGTCAGTGCGTTTTCAGACGCATGATGGCCACACCGTTGTCAATGCCGACGCCGGAGTGAACTGGGATTCGCTGGTCGAACGGTGCGTTAACGCCAAGTTGGCGGGTATCGAGTGTTTGAGTGGCATACCCGGTATGGTTGGCGCCGCGCCCGTGCAGAATATCGGTGCCTATGGTCAGGAAGTCGTGGATACCATTGTGTCGGTAACCGGCATTGATGCGAGCACCTACGAGCGCCACTGTCTATCAGCCGCCGAGTGTCGATTCAACTATCGGACCAGTGTGTTTAAGACAGACTGGCGGACATTTATCGTCACTGGCGTCGCGTTTAAACTCACGCATGCGGACGCGGGCTCGGTGACGTATCCAGATCTTAAACAACAGCTGAATATCGCCGCCTCATCGTCCGCGCCTACCCTGGCCGAGACACGTCGTGCGGTGCTAACTATCCGGGCAAAGAAGTCGATGGTGTTGTCAGACGACGACCCCAATCGCCGAAGTGTGGGGTCGTTCTTTGTTAATCCGGTTATAAGTCAAGACGACTTCGAACAACTGAGTCTGACGGTGCGCAAGCTTGGCATCGATCGAGACATTCCCTCGTTTCCAATGGATGAGCACACGGTGAAAGTGCCCGCTGCTTGGTTGATCGAGCAGGCTGGGTTTGAACGTGGTCACACCGAGGGTTCGGTTGGAATTTCGACAAAACACTCGCTTGCTATCATCAACCAAGGTGATGCAAATGCTAAGGATATATTGCGGTTTGCCGCGCAGATAAAAATGACTGTCTTGGCCAAGTTTGGAATCGACTTAGTTCCCGAGCCCGTTTTGCTTGTAGGGACCGAACTGGGGCAGCGGGCCACTGTGACGTATAGCGAATAGCGCTGGGCATTGAGGCCGTACCACTTATCGGAATGAACACCATGTCGCACGAACGGCATCAGTGCGTGTCTTGCTACCGCGTTGCGGCCTCAAGGATCGGATTTTGGCTCCCAATCTGGCCGACCAAATACCCGTTTCACACTTTCACCGAAGCTCTGCGAGTTCACGACATCACGGCAAAACTTCGGAAGTTCGGAAAACCATACGCTGAGCGGGTTGACGCTGTTGTAATCGCGCTTTAGTCCATAGCGCGGCGTTTCTTCCTCCGCCTGATAAGTGCCAAACAGTCGATCCCAAATTATCAAAATGCCGCCGTAGTTTTTGTCGATGTATTTGTCGTCGCAGCCATGATGGACGCGATGATTGGACGGCGTATTTAGAATACCTTCAAGCGGCCCCAGTCGGCCGATCAGTTCGGTGTGTAGCCAGGTTTGATACGCGAGCACCACAATGATGCTGAAAAACACAAGCTCCGCCGGGAAGCCGATAAAGACCAGCGGCAGGTGGAAGAGCGCGGACGCGATGCCCTCAAACGGTCCGAATCGAATGGCGACCGTGATATTCATAAAGCGAGAGGAGTGATGCACCGCATGTTGTGTCCAGAGCACTCGGGTGACATGTGCAAGGCGATGTTCCCAATAGTAGATAAAGTCTGACGCGATGAGCGCGACGATGGCGGTGCCAGTGGTAATGGGAAGCGACCACATAACGAGGTTGTCGCTGATGTACACATAGCCTGCATAGGCGAAGGTCAATAACACCACTTCGACCACCAGATACGGTAATTGGGTCGACACGCTGGCGACCATATCCAATA
This window contains:
- a CDS encoding UDP-N-acetylmuramate dehydrogenase; the encoded protein is MGKPDIIQENVPLGPLTTLKVGGPARYFAACKDEAALVAVLRWAARQALSVFVLGGGSNVLIDDAGFDGIVIQCAMSSVRFQTHDGHTVVNADAGVNWDSLVERCVNAKLAGIECLSGIPGMVGAAPVQNIGAYGQEVVDTIVSVTGIDASTYERHCLSAAECRFNYRTSVFKTDWRTFIVTGVAFKLTHADAGSVTYPDLKQQLNIAASSSAPTLAETRRAVLTIRAKKSMVLSDDDPNRRSVGSFFVNPVISQDDFEQLSLTVRKLGIDRDIPSFPMDEHTVKVPAAWLIEQAGFERGHTEGSVGISTKHSLAIINQGDANAKDILRFAAQIKMTVLAKFGIDLVPEPVLLVGTELGQRATVTYSE
- a CDS encoding sterol desaturase family protein — protein: MYSEIEALANEIDGAFFVIGAAILAIELLNALFRGKLQKKGVLDMVASVSTQLPYLVVEVVLLTFAYAGYVYISDNLVMWSLPITTGTAIVALIASDFIYYWEHRLAHVTRVLWTQHAVHHSSRFMNITVAIRFGPFEGIASALFHLPLVFIGFPAELVFFSIIVVLAYQTWLHTELIGRLGPLEGILNTPSNHRVHHGCDDKYIDKNYGGILIIWDRLFGTYQAEEETPRYGLKRDYNSVNPLSVWFSELPKFCRDVVNSQSFGESVKRVFGRPDWEPKSDP